The following coding sequences are from one Malaciobacter pacificus window:
- a CDS encoding IS256 family transposase yields MEQKIEFDFNEVLEQFKSGKNLTGKDGLLAPLIKQLTEAALEAEVESHIANDVLNGTKNRKNGVNKKTIKGLSDGSFELETPRDRNGTFEPQLVKKHQTTISNEIEDKILSMYGLGMSYTDIASHIEEIYQVSISTATISTITDKIITKVKEWQSRPLDTIYPFVWLDAIHYKVKDGGKYVSKAVYTILGVGMDGKKDILGLYLSESEGANFWLSVLTDLNNRGIQDILIASVDGLKGFPEAIKTIFPKTEVQLCIIHQIRNSIRYVASKNHKEFMADLKPVYQAVSKEAAEDALILLDEKWGNKYPIVLQSWQNKWENLSVYFKYPPEIRKVIYTTNIIESVHRQFRKLTKTKGAFPNENSLLKLLYMGIKNATKKWNMPMWNWNLTLSQLAIFFEGRLDSELKI; encoded by the coding sequence ATGGAACAGAAAATAGAGTTTGACTTCAATGAAGTTTTAGAACAATTTAAAAGTGGAAAAAATCTTACAGGTAAAGATGGACTTTTAGCTCCACTTATTAAACAACTTACAGAAGCTGCACTTGAAGCAGAAGTAGAATCGCATATTGCTAATGATGTTTTAAATGGTACAAAGAACCGAAAGAACGGTGTAAATAAAAAAACTATCAAGGGTTTATCTGATGGATCATTTGAACTTGAAACACCAAGAGATAGAAATGGCACATTTGAACCACAACTTGTAAAGAAACATCAAACTACAATCTCCAATGAAATAGAAGATAAAATACTCTCAATGTATGGCTTAGGGATGAGTTATACAGATATAGCCTCTCATATTGAAGAGATATATCAAGTATCTATTTCAACTGCAACAATAAGTACAATTACAGATAAAATAATTACAAAGGTAAAAGAGTGGCAGTCTCGTCCACTTGATACTATATATCCCTTTGTATGGCTTGATGCTATACATTATAAAGTTAAAGATGGTGGTAAATATGTATCTAAAGCTGTTTATACTATTTTAGGTGTCGGTATGGATGGTAAAAAAGATATACTTGGACTATATCTATCAGAATCAGAAGGAGCAAACTTCTGGCTTTCAGTTCTTACTGATTTAAACAATAGAGGTATCCAAGATATACTTATTGCATCTGTTGATGGATTAAAAGGCTTTCCTGAAGCTATAAAAACCATATTTCCAAAAACTGAGGTACAACTATGTATTATTCATCAGATTAGAAATTCAATACGATATGTAGCTTCTAAAAACCATAAAGAGTTTATGGCTGATTTAAAGCCTGTATATCAAGCAGTATCCAAAGAAGCTGCAGAAGATGCACTAATATTGCTTGATGAAAAATGGGGTAATAAATATCCTATCGTACTTCAATCTTGGCAAAATAAATGGGAAAACCTATCGGTGTATTTTAAATATCCACCAGAGATAAGAAAAGTGATATATACCACAAATATCATTGAATCTGTACATCGTCAGTTTAGAAAACTTACTAAAACAAAAGGAGCTTTTCCTAATGAAAATAGCTTACTAAAATTGTTATATATGGGTATAAAAAATGCTACTAAAAAATGGAATATGCCTATGTGGAATTGGAATCTAACCCTCTCACAATTAGCTATATTTTTCGAGGGTAGATTGGATAGTGAACTTAAAATTTAA
- the cas2 gene encoding CRISPR-associated endonuclease Cas2, which translates to MVLFAMFDMPTNTKKDIKKYTKFRNKLLEMGFIMFQYSIYIRFCKSLAIAQKYEKKIELASPLNGSIRVIKITEAQYKNMLVIENYREKPEEKVVKQVQTVLVF; encoded by the coding sequence ATGGTTTTATTCGCAATGTTTGATATGCCAACAAATACAAAAAAAGATATAAAAAAATATACAAAGTTTCGAAATAAACTCTTAGAAATGGGTTTTATAATGTTTCAATATTCTATTTATATAAGATTTTGTAAAAGTTTAGCAATTGCACAAAAATATGAGAAAAAAATTGAGTTAGCATCACCTTTAAATGGTTCAATTCGAGTAATAAAAATTACAGAAGCTCAATATAAAAATATGTTAGTAATAGAAAACTATAGAGAAAAACCTGAGGAAAAAGTAGTAAAACAAGTACAAACTGTACTTGTTTTTTAG
- the cas1 gene encoding type II CRISPR-associated endonuclease Cas1 codes for MSLQKLYIKNKSYLSYKNNLISVKIDNFETTVCFDDIDTIVIENQQTTITSALLSQLTKSNINVIFCDKKFMPSSILLGINKNSRTTKIQKSQIIVSKPKLNQIWKDIVTSKVKNQSKILKKLNKNYEYIDLLISRIKSNDKENIEAIVAAYYFKELFGKDFSRNNPENINNAVLNFGYAIFRSSICRYLIAYGLNPAFGIHHSSELNSFNLADDLIEPFRPIVDNYVARFIKEDMDLNSSIKIALLKLLDETVIYDDRNMTVSNCMKLIVANYQSICLSKTEELILFEL; via the coding sequence ATGTCTCTTCAAAAACTATATATAAAAAACAAATCATATCTAAGCTACAAAAATAATCTAATATCTGTAAAAATTGATAATTTTGAAACAACAGTTTGTTTTGATGATATAGATACAATAGTTATTGAAAATCAGCAAACTACTATAACTTCAGCACTCTTATCTCAACTTACAAAATCAAATATAAATGTAATTTTTTGTGATAAAAAATTTATGCCAAGTTCAATTTTATTAGGAATAAATAAAAACAGCCGAACGACTAAAATACAAAAGTCTCAAATAATAGTTTCAAAACCAAAACTAAATCAAATATGGAAAGATATAGTTACCTCAAAAGTTAAAAATCAATCAAAGATATTAAAGAAATTAAATAAAAACTATGAATATATTGATTTATTGATTTCTAGAATAAAATCAAATGATAAAGAAAATATTGAAGCAATAGTTGCAGCTTATTATTTCAAAGAGTTATTTGGAAAAGATTTTTCACGAAACAATCCTGAAAATATAAACAATGCAGTACTAAATTTTGGTTATGCGATATTTAGAAGTTCTATTTGTAGGTATTTAATAGCCTATGGTTTAAATCCAGCGTTTGGGATTCATCATAGTAGTGAATTAAACTCTTTTAATCTAGCTGATGATTTAATAGAACCATTTAGACCAATAGTAGATAACTATGTTGCAAGATTTATAAAAGAAGATATGGACTTAAACTCTTCTATTAAAATAGCTTTATTAAAATTACTAGATGAAACTGTTATTTATGATGATAGAAATATGACTGTTTCAAATTGTATGAAATTGATAGTTGCAAATTATCAATCAATTTGTTTATCAAAAACTGAAGAACTAATTTTATTTGAATTATGA
- the cas9 gene encoding type II CRISPR RNA-guided endonuclease Cas9 (Cas9, originally named Csn1, is the large, multifunctional signature protein of type II CRISPR/Cas systems. It is well known even to general audiences because its RNA-guided endonuclease activity has made it a popular tool for custom editing of eukaryotic genomes.) gives MKKVLGLDIGTNSIGFSLNEISIENGQTIFKELTSNSIIFSEYIKAEDRRAFRSSRRRNERKSRRNGIVRKLLSDFNLAKKSIVTKPIKYFNKLSKDKDPYILRQEAVNGKNLSKDDFTFSLYSIITRRGYSNQFKTEDSNDEGVINEAISQNKELYLKNELSIPSQVLLNKKFNLEKNGFTNIAIRNKKDNYNNSLDRNLWKEELEILLESQKENKELFETIEIYDSLKNKLINGVNENSKGVFEQRSLKSMEDMVGYCSFYNKFHRNPQKRVLKSHISSIELTIRQRIENSISGNLIFNDKTGEIFTPTKEQIDNTIELWLKRPPTKTINTKNIFDKTGLKNIKIETLNKQDETVLDIGIHVQLLEIFKKTDLDIFKTHKDLYSKILKKIFYFVNKEQILKEIKKIDEENLLNDETIKELSKVSKGIKDTYASFSLCFIEEILEKMKSGKNYHDSLADLGYFRKYLNMEPYSYLLPLNPSEKDLIWLEKNIENFKREHIFYQPLVSPNVKRVISILRRLINDLISQYGKIDKIIIETARELNSKTEEEQIKEAQANSRKEIKAAEKLLLSDNCELSKKNIERARLLIEQKSKCLYSGEPLTLEDALDEQKTEVEHFIPRSKIWINSYKNKILVLKKHNQDKSNTHPIAYLKSKNSWEEFTSRVKKELTNTSKIFWLTNEENINKNWEKENLEDRFLNDTRSATKIISNYLEHYLFPKQNEFGKGETNQNVIRVTGKAISELKRLWGVDKVQPKNEDDKKDRQTNYHHTIDAIIISLLNESAKKALNDFFKQNENGFKTKEILEKIKTRFPITSDGVNIVEFIKEKVKRYENNEIYICPVIKKRDNVVGFKDGNVKLYLDKEKEEFYQIDKKAIDKNLLFDNYGKDISDKEVNKKVEDLISHLDLPKQENIKNALLEYKNKLLITRENISNIKKEIIELKGALPNKKNYEDTEQTIAIKDKLFRLDELKKDNELLQNEPCFFITKKGLKQIVRNIKVKTSSASKADSLIITDKTQKDRLKRLSLDVYKELKEKDIPFVAKLNDTTLNVDLFNTSKGQVIGLNYFSSIRNNIPPKINEKKIALIKDYEDKITIQKGDILEIENLKESTKEYFIFNGGGNIAGSNNKLELKSLNRKEVKRIFMTLNKDTIARKVFINYQGDISYEEFKK, from the coding sequence ATGAAAAAAGTTTTAGGATTAGATATTGGTACAAATAGTATAGGGTTTTCACTAAATGAAATAAGTATAGAAAATGGTCAGACTATATTTAAAGAGCTTACTTCAAATAGTATAATTTTCAGTGAATATATAAAAGCTGAAGATAGAAGAGCTTTTAGAAGTAGTAGAAGAAGAAATGAAAGAAAAAGTAGACGAAATGGCATTGTTAGAAAACTATTAAGTGATTTTAACTTAGCTAAAAAAAGTATTGTTACAAAACCTATTAAATATTTTAATAAATTATCAAAAGATAAAGATCCATATATCTTAAGACAAGAAGCTGTAAATGGCAAAAATTTATCTAAAGATGATTTTACATTTTCTCTTTACTCAATCATAACAAGAAGAGGCTATTCTAATCAATTTAAAACTGAAGATTCAAATGATGAAGGAGTTATTAATGAAGCTATTTCTCAAAATAAAGAGCTTTATTTAAAAAATGAATTATCTATACCTTCACAAGTTTTATTAAATAAGAAATTTAATTTAGAAAAAAATGGTTTTACAAATATTGCCATTAGAAATAAAAAAGATAATTACAATAACTCTTTAGATAGAAACTTATGGAAAGAAGAATTAGAAATATTATTAGAATCACAAAAAGAAAATAAAGAGCTTTTTGAAACTATTGAAATATATGATAGTCTTAAAAATAAGCTTATAAATGGTGTAAATGAAAATTCAAAAGGAGTCTTTGAACAAAGATCATTAAAGAGTATGGAAGATATGGTCGGTTACTGTAGTTTTTATAATAAGTTTCATAGAAATCCACAAAAAAGAGTACTTAAATCACATATTTCGAGTATAGAATTAACTATTAGACAAAGAATTGAAAATTCTATTTCAGGTAATTTGATTTTTAATGATAAAACTGGAGAAATATTTACTCCAACAAAAGAACAAATTGATAACACAATTGAATTATGGTTAAAAAGACCACCTACAAAAACTATAAATACTAAAAATATTTTTGATAAAACGGGATTAAAAAATATTAAAATTGAAACTTTAAATAAACAAGATGAAACCGTACTTGATATTGGTATTCATGTACAGTTATTGGAAATATTTAAAAAGACTGATTTAGACATTTTTAAAACTCATAAAGATTTATATTCTAAAATTTTAAAGAAAATATTTTATTTTGTAAATAAAGAGCAAATTTTAAAAGAGATTAAAAAAATTGATGAAGAGAATCTTTTAAATGATGAAACAATTAAAGAACTATCGAAAGTTTCAAAAGGGATTAAAGATACATATGCATCATTTTCATTATGCTTTATTGAAGAAATTTTAGAAAAAATGAAATCAGGTAAAAATTATCATGATAGTTTAGCTGATTTAGGATATTTCAGAAAATATTTAAATATGGAACCTTACTCTTATTTACTTCCACTAAATCCTTCTGAAAAAGATTTAATTTGGCTTGAGAAAAATATTGAAAACTTCAAAAGAGAACATATTTTTTATCAGCCTTTAGTCTCTCCAAATGTAAAAAGAGTAATTTCTATTTTAAGAAGATTAATAAATGACTTAATATCACAATATGGAAAAATAGATAAGATTATTATTGAAACAGCAAGAGAATTAAACTCAAAAACTGAAGAAGAACAAATAAAAGAAGCTCAAGCAAATAGTAGAAAAGAAATAAAAGCTGCTGAAAAACTACTTCTATCAGATAACTGTGAATTAAGTAAAAAAAATATCGAAAGAGCAAGATTATTAATTGAACAAAAATCAAAGTGTCTTTACAGTGGAGAACCTTTAACTTTAGAAGATGCACTTGATGAACAAAAAACAGAAGTTGAACATTTTATCCCAAGAAGTAAGATATGGATAAACTCTTATAAAAATAAAATATTAGTTTTAAAAAAACATAATCAGGATAAATCGAATACGCATCCAATAGCATACTTAAAGTCAAAAAATAGTTGGGAAGAATTTACTTCAAGAGTAAAAAAAGAATTAACAAACACTAGTAAGATTTTTTGGCTAACTAATGAAGAAAATATAAATAAAAACTGGGAAAAAGAAAACCTTGAAGATAGGTTTTTAAATGATACTAGAAGTGCTACAAAGATTATCTCTAATTATTTAGAACATTACTTGTTCCCAAAACAAAATGAATTTGGGAAAGGTGAAACAAATCAAAATGTAATAAGAGTTACTGGAAAAGCTATAAGTGAACTTAAAAGACTTTGGGGTGTTGATAAAGTTCAACCTAAAAATGAAGATGATAAAAAAGATAGACAAACTAATTATCATCACACTATTGATGCAATAATAATTTCTCTTTTAAATGAATCTGCTAAAAAAGCTTTAAATGACTTTTTTAAACAAAATGAAAATGGATTTAAAACTAAAGAGATATTAGAAAAAATCAAAACTAGATTTCCAATCACAAGTGATGGAGTTAATATAGTAGAATTTATAAAAGAAAAAGTTAAGAGATATGAAAACAACGAGATATATATTTGCCCAGTAATTAAAAAAAGAGATAATGTAGTAGGATTTAAAGATGGAAATGTAAAACTATACTTAGATAAAGAGAAAGAAGAGTTTTATCAAATCGATAAAAAAGCTATCGATAAAAATCTTTTATTTGATAACTACGGAAAAGATATAAGTGATAAAGAGGTAAATAAAAAAGTTGAAGATTTAATCTCTCATTTGGATTTACCAAAACAAGAAAATATTAAAAATGCTTTATTAGAGTACAAAAATAAATTATTGATTACTAGAGAAAATATCTCAAATATTAAAAAAGAGATAATTGAACTAAAAGGTGCACTACCAAACAAAAAAAACTATGAAGATACAGAGCAAACAATAGCTATAAAAGATAAATTATTTAGACTAGATGAACTAAAAAAAGATAATGAGTTATTACAAAATGAACCTTGTTTTTTTATTACAAAAAAAGGTTTAAAACAAATAGTTAGAAATATAAAAGTAAAAACTTCAAGTGCCTCGAAAGCAGATAGTTTAATAATTACTGATAAAACTCAAAAAGATAGATTAAAAAGATTATCACTTGATGTTTACAAAGAATTAAAAGAAAAAGATATTCCATTTGTTGCAAAACTAAATGACACTACATTAAATGTGGATTTATTTAATACTTCAAAAGGTCAAGTTATAGGATTAAATTATTTTTCTTCTATAAGAAATAATATCCCACCAAAAATAAATGAAAAGAAAATAGCCCTTATAAAAGATTACGAAGACAAAATTACTATTCAAAAAGGTGATATCTTAGAAATTGAAAATCTAAAAGAGTCTACAAAAGAGTATTTTATTTTTAATGGTGGTGGTAATATTGCTGGTAGCAATAATAAGTTAGAGTTAAAGTCCTTAAATAGAAAAGAAGTAAAAAGAATTTTTATGACTTTAAATAAAGATACAATTGCAAGAAAAGTATTTATAAATTATCAAGGAGATATTTCCTATGAAGAGTTTAAGAAATAA
- a CDS encoding RidA family protein: MKEIISTNKAPSAIGPYNQGTSFEKLVFLSGQIPLDPETMELVGGDDIQAQTKQVMENLKAVLQEANSSFENVLKTTCYLSDMDNFVAFNEVYAQYFQAQTAPARATVAVKTLPKNVLVEVDVIAFKN; this comes from the coding sequence ATGAAAGAAATAATTTCAACTAATAAAGCTCCATCTGCAATTGGACCATATAATCAAGGTACATCTTTTGAAAAGTTAGTATTTTTATCGGGACAAATTCCATTAGACCCTGAAACAATGGAATTAGTAGGTGGTGATGATATTCAAGCTCAAACAAAACAAGTAATGGAAAATTTAAAAGCAGTATTACAAGAGGCAAACTCTTCTTTTGAAAATGTACTTAAAACTACTTGTTACTTATCTGATATGGATAATTTTGTAGCATTTAATGAAGTATATGCACAATATTTTCAAGCCCAAACTGCACCTGCAAGAGCAACTGTAGCAGTGAAAACTTTACCTAAAAATGTTTTAGTTGAAGTTGATGTAATTGCATTTAAAAACTAG
- a CDS encoding OmpA family protein, with protein sequence MKKISFLLSILAIFVFTGCVNVNMNELQKLNPFKDFNKKYTSDKDVFLMILDGSGSMNGKDDYGLVKIEAAKDIIKDISLKLDPTKTNAGLVNFSNGCYSTKLLVEPSNNNFNNIITAANNIIPNGNTPLAASIRKTGQMMSNIDKNINIVIISDGEETCGGNPVYEAQRLKQIFGDRINIFVIGYSVDSKIEYQLKQLVLGKGVYFKAEDGSKLNEVLDKITDELNIKDSSWTSGVYNFKINFDSGSSKVKSQYQEPIKKLANYLKNNNYGVEIQGHTDSEGKEKYNKNLSEKRAQSVRKELLKHGVNENRIYAIGYGELAPIASNSTRNGKFQNRRVEAHIIKSGGLNVDLINNANFSKPVNVKYADKNSFVGYYKMTDNKRTYDQYHLYIKLYANNTAYAAEFFGSGKVDRDEKIVWKYNNSTQKIFMDWKNGGEIDAYIKGNTNNFNATTTWSNGKQSITNFSRISKEEMNCMDRKGKYVNNQCIY encoded by the coding sequence ATGAAAAAAATTAGCTTTTTATTGTCTATTTTGGCAATTTTTGTATTTACAGGATGTGTTAATGTAAACATGAATGAACTACAAAAATTAAACCCATTTAAAGACTTTAACAAGAAATATACTTCTGATAAAGATGTATTTTTAATGATTCTTGATGGATCAGGAAGTATGAACGGAAAAGATGACTATGGTTTGGTTAAAATTGAAGCAGCCAAAGATATCATCAAAGATATTTCATTAAAACTTGACCCTACAAAAACTAACGCTGGTTTAGTTAACTTTTCAAATGGTTGTTATAGTACAAAATTACTTGTAGAACCAAGTAATAATAACTTCAACAATATTATCACTGCTGCGAATAATATTATTCCAAATGGAAATACTCCTCTTGCTGCGTCTATTAGAAAAACAGGTCAGATGATGAGTAATATTGATAAAAATATCAATATAGTAATTATTAGTGATGGAGAAGAGACTTGTGGTGGAAATCCAGTTTATGAAGCACAAAGATTAAAACAAATCTTTGGAGATAGAATTAATATTTTTGTAATTGGTTATTCTGTTGATTCAAAAATTGAGTATCAATTAAAACAGTTAGTTTTGGGGAAAGGTGTATATTTCAAAGCTGAAGATGGTAGTAAACTAAATGAAGTTCTTGATAAAATTACAGATGAACTAAATATTAAAGATTCTAGTTGGACATCAGGTGTTTATAATTTTAAAATCAACTTTGATTCAGGTTCAAGTAAAGTTAAATCTCAGTATCAAGAGCCAATTAAAAAATTAGCTAACTACTTAAAAAACAATAACTATGGAGTTGAAATACAAGGGCATACAGACTCAGAAGGTAAAGAGAAATATAATAAAAATCTATCTGAAAAAAGAGCTCAATCAGTTAGAAAAGAGTTACTAAAACATGGTGTAAATGAAAATAGAATTTATGCTATTGGTTATGGAGAACTTGCTCCAATTGCATCAAATTCTACAAGAAATGGTAAATTCCAAAATAGAAGAGTTGAAGCACATATTATTAAAAGTGGTGGATTAAATGTAGATTTAATCAACAATGCTAACTTCTCAAAACCAGTAAATGTTAAATATGCAGATAAAAACTCTTTTGTTGGTTATTATAAAATGACTGATAATAAAAGAACATACGACCAATATCACTTATATATAAAATTATATGCAAATAATACAGCTTATGCAGCTGAGTTCTTTGGAAGTGGAAAAGTAGATAGAGATGAGAAAATTGTGTGGAAATATAATAATTCAACACAAAAAATCTTTATGGACTGGAAAAATGGTGGAGAAATAGATGCATATATTAAAGGTAATACGAATAACTTTAATGCAACTACAACATGGTCAAATGGTAAACAATCTATTACAAACTTCTCAAGAATCTCAAAAGAAGAGATGAATTGTATGGATAGAAAAGGAAAATACGTAAATAACCAGTGTATTTACTAA
- a CDS encoding NUDIX hydrolase yields the protein MKNTSVENIGCFKTILDPYNGITIDSKDLPKQIEEFEINLDYLINETINKRFLIWIYIPIEKSDFIKIATNKGFFFHSCAENYILVVKRLKQNAIIPTAANHTLGVGVVVINENNQLLVIKERISTVGYKLPGGHIDDGEMISTAATREVLEETGIEVEFESIISLGHFYPHQFHKSNLYILCKAKPISHEINIQDSDEIEDAKWVDVDEYLVDENVLDYSKAIVKAAISNKSFIRENEKVLSHINRDFELFFPKKN from the coding sequence ATGAAAAATACAAGTGTAGAAAACATTGGGTGTTTTAAAACTATTTTAGACCCATATAATGGTATAACAATCGACTCTAAAGATTTACCAAAACAGATAGAAGAATTTGAGATAAACCTTGATTATTTAATAAATGAAACTATCAATAAAAGGTTTTTAATTTGGATTTATATACCAATTGAAAAGTCAGATTTTATAAAAATAGCTACTAACAAAGGATTCTTTTTTCACTCGTGTGCAGAAAATTATATTTTAGTTGTAAAGAGATTAAAACAAAATGCAATAATTCCAACAGCTGCAAATCATACTTTAGGCGTGGGGGTTGTTGTTATAAATGAAAATAATCAATTATTAGTTATAAAAGAAAGAATCTCAACTGTAGGCTATAAATTGCCTGGTGGTCATATTGATGATGGGGAGATGATATCAACTGCTGCTACTAGAGAAGTTTTAGAAGAGACAGGAATAGAAGTTGAGTTTGAGTCTATAATATCTTTAGGACATTTTTATCCACATCAATTTCATAAATCAAATTTGTATATACTTTGTAAAGCAAAACCCATTAGTCATGAGATAAATATTCAAGATAGTGATGAAATAGAAGATGCAAAGTGGGTTGATGTAGATGAATATTTAGTTGATGAAAATGTTCTTGATTATTCTAAAGCTATAGTAAAAGCTGCTATTTCAAATAAAAGTTTTATTAGAGAAAATGAAAAAGTCTTAAGTCATATAAATAGAGATTTTGAACTCTTTTTCCCTAAGAAAAACTAG
- a CDS encoding glycosyltransferase, with the protein MSKFLYITDQNEFTDHSFIGPLFQKYLTKHFDIQTTFFSDYKFDIEVHDNGTIIIPEKFKGNLIKELENADIDLSTFDFVVVRNSTDLLKEVLKKKNEYNFKVGFRLSFPKRIAKLQTDEANNKKSLLDVISNKVKTYSEINLINECDIFLPTSFKMKDDYFKDVKTRSFVIPSAIDPDNLTQNIQHTGSEKRFFYAGTLDKLREFETILEAFSNINSSNYKLMISTKDPEYLQKLLDEYSLLKDNIEIFETKTRKELLDVIAKADIGLAALPDIELFNSSTPMKVLDYYSSAIPCIMSNNENNNSIFEDNISAWFVNFDEDSIREKLEYIISLSKEDVTQVGINGQNRLLSVRNYERIAADLAHQLNIL; encoded by the coding sequence GTGAGTAAATTTTTATATATAACAGACCAAAATGAATTTACAGATCATAGTTTTATAGGCCCTTTATTTCAAAAATATTTAACAAAACATTTTGATATACAAACTACATTTTTTTCTGATTATAAATTTGATATTGAAGTTCATGATAATGGAACAATAATTATTCCTGAGAAATTCAAAGGTAATTTAATCAAAGAATTAGAAAATGCAGATATAGATTTATCTACTTTTGATTTTGTAGTTGTAAGAAATAGTACTGATTTATTAAAAGAAGTATTAAAAAAGAAAAATGAATATAACTTTAAAGTTGGATTTAGATTATCCTTTCCAAAAAGAATTGCAAAACTTCAAACAGATGAAGCTAATAATAAAAAATCTTTACTTGATGTTATTTCAAATAAAGTTAAGACTTATTCTGAAATAAATCTAATCAATGAATGTGACATCTTTTTACCAACATCTTTTAAGATGAAAGATGATTATTTTAAAGATGTAAAAACAAGAAGCTTTGTAATTCCTTCTGCTATTGACCCTGATAATTTAACACAGAATATTCAACATACTGGTAGTGAAAAAAGATTTTTTTATGCAGGTACATTAGATAAGTTAAGAGAATTTGAAACTATTTTAGAGGCTTTTTCAAACATAAATAGTTCTAACTATAAACTTATGATTTCCACAAAAGACCCAGAATATTTACAAAAATTACTTGATGAATACTCTTTATTAAAAGATAATATAGAGATTTTTGAAACAAAAACAAGAAAAGAGTTACTTGATGTGATTGCAAAAGCTGATATAGGATTAGCTGCTTTACCTGATATTGAACTCTTCAATAGTTCAACACCTATGAAAGTTTTAGATTATTACTCTAGTGCTATTCCTTGTATTATGAGTAATAATGAAAATAATAACTCTATATTTGAAGATAATATTAGTGCTTGGTTTGTAAATTTTGATGAAGACTCAATAAGAGAAAAATTAGAATATATTATTTCTCTTTCAAAAGAGGATGTAACACAAGTTGGTATAAATGGTCAAAATAGGCTATTATCAGTTAGAAACTATGAAAGAATTGCAGCAGATTTAGCACATCAGTTAAATATACTATAG